A portion of the Labilithrix sp. genome contains these proteins:
- a CDS encoding phytanoyl-CoA dioxygenase family protein encodes MNEARDRIVAFREHGFFVVPGFFVAAERTTLRRACDDALRHVRERSQETGHTTPSISLLTDPSCFERAAGAMELVGSSRVCALLRGLSLPGEEETPRLKDVQYYHEQTRRDWDGDWHRDSQLGRPDLELERTIVQTTTAVHFRVALEDDDRLEIVPGSHARWDSPEELRIRKGRDRTTTMPRAARVVLRAGDACVFHAWSIHRATYRRDPPRRTLDALYAFALPPRRRWTPEAP; translated from the coding sequence ATGAACGAGGCAAGAGACCGAATCGTCGCTTTTCGTGAGCACGGCTTCTTCGTCGTGCCCGGGTTCTTCGTCGCAGCGGAGCGCACGACGCTCCGCCGTGCTTGCGACGACGCGCTCCGTCACGTGCGGGAGCGATCCCAGGAGACGGGGCACACGACGCCCAGCATCTCGCTCCTCACCGATCCGAGCTGCTTCGAGCGCGCTGCCGGAGCGATGGAGCTCGTCGGCTCTTCACGCGTCTGCGCGCTCCTCCGCGGCCTCTCGCTCCCTGGTGAGGAGGAGACCCCGCGCCTGAAAGACGTGCAGTACTACCACGAGCAGACCCGACGCGACTGGGACGGTGACTGGCACCGCGACAGCCAGCTCGGCCGGCCCGACCTCGAGCTCGAGCGGACGATCGTGCAAACGACGACCGCGGTGCACTTCCGGGTCGCGCTCGAGGACGACGACCGCTTGGAGATCGTGCCCGGCTCGCACGCGCGTTGGGACTCGCCGGAGGAGCTTCGGATCCGCAAGGGCCGCGACCGAACGACGACGATGCCGCGCGCCGCCCGCGTCGTGCTGAGGGCGGGCGACGCCTGCGTCTTTCACGCGTGGTCGATCCACCGCGCCACCTACCGCCGTGATCCGCCGAGGCGCACGCTCGACGCGCTCTACGCCTTTGCCCTTCCTCCGAGGCGGCGGTGGACGCCGGAGGCTCCGTGA
- a CDS encoding BamA/TamA family outer membrane protein has translation MRSRTRIRKSLLVLALAALGSSREAAAAPLKTWGADPPAPPENGETPADVAPPPPPPPPPTPDRADDLAPPIARADRPVGPGGLRYVLEGVEVRGNTTTLARVILRYVPFQRGAVLDVDDKELVLTRFRLLGTGFFRDVQLSLRRGTKRGYVVLVVDVVERNTILVNDLWLGLSADAEPDGRARPLTAFGGIDVSEQNLAGTGVALGGAIAMAERQLALRTRVSDPSFLRSSWLAEAQLLFNNAKDFFGNRDVLVDVPSGTTPQDYALASYRRFGGLVGFGHELGRATRGFLDYRLEKIDAQLPAAASHKRGRDIEPIDFDLARGSTILSTIGATIVHDTRDEPFLPTRGWHVLGHVETSLTPLGSDYPYTKLVLRASRWIPLPWEHVIRIEGIFGSVFGDAPLFEKFYVGDYTDLRPHRALDLAFDRRAAPNFFGTTIAEVRYGDYAARLTGEYRVPIYRGRKTIYGVDVFGGAGFYAVANKRDLIDHARGYSGIQTIPFDFTFNLGLRADTAIGGLALGIANYLGFIPIRSGTQ, from the coding sequence ATGCGCAGCCGGACGCGAATCCGTAAGAGCCTGCTCGTCCTCGCGCTCGCCGCCCTCGGCTCGAGCCGCGAGGCCGCCGCAGCGCCGCTGAAGACGTGGGGCGCCGATCCGCCCGCGCCCCCCGAAAACGGCGAGACCCCGGCCGACGTCGCGCCTCCTCCTCCTCCTCCTCCTCCGCCGACGCCCGATCGCGCCGACGACCTCGCGCCGCCGATCGCGCGCGCCGATCGACCGGTCGGGCCCGGCGGCCTCCGCTACGTCCTCGAGGGCGTCGAGGTCCGCGGCAACACGACGACGCTCGCGCGCGTCATCCTCCGCTACGTCCCGTTCCAGCGCGGCGCGGTGCTCGACGTCGACGACAAGGAGCTCGTCCTCACCCGCTTCCGCCTCCTCGGCACCGGCTTCTTCCGCGACGTGCAGCTCTCGCTCCGGCGCGGGACGAAGCGCGGGTACGTCGTGCTCGTCGTCGACGTCGTCGAGCGCAACACGATCCTCGTCAACGACCTGTGGCTCGGCCTCTCCGCCGACGCGGAGCCCGACGGCCGCGCGCGCCCGCTCACCGCGTTCGGCGGCATCGACGTCTCGGAGCAGAACCTCGCCGGCACCGGCGTCGCGCTCGGCGGCGCGATCGCGATGGCGGAGCGGCAGCTCGCGCTCCGCACCCGCGTGAGCGATCCGTCGTTCTTGCGCTCGTCGTGGCTCGCGGAGGCGCAGCTCCTCTTCAACAACGCGAAGGACTTCTTCGGCAACCGCGACGTCCTCGTCGACGTCCCCTCGGGGACGACGCCGCAGGACTACGCGCTCGCCAGCTACCGCCGCTTCGGCGGCCTCGTCGGGTTCGGGCACGAGCTCGGCCGCGCGACGCGCGGCTTCCTCGACTATCGGCTCGAGAAGATCGACGCGCAGCTCCCCGCCGCCGCGAGCCACAAGCGCGGCCGCGACATCGAGCCGATCGATTTCGACCTCGCGCGCGGCTCCACGATCCTCTCCACCATCGGCGCGACGATCGTGCACGACACGCGCGACGAGCCGTTCCTCCCCACGCGCGGGTGGCACGTGCTCGGTCACGTCGAGACGTCGCTCACGCCGCTCGGCAGCGATTACCCGTACACCAAGCTCGTCCTTCGCGCGTCGCGTTGGATTCCTCTCCCCTGGGAGCACGTCATACGGATCGAAGGGATCTTCGGATCGGTGTTCGGCGACGCTCCGCTGTTCGAGAAGTTCTACGTCGGCGACTACACCGATCTGCGGCCCCACCGCGCGCTCGACCTCGCCTTCGATCGCCGCGCGGCCCCGAACTTCTTCGGCACCACCATCGCCGAGGTCCGCTACGGCGACTACGCGGCGCGCCTCACCGGCGAGTACCGCGTCCCGATCTACCGCGGCCGCAAGACGATCTACGGGGTCGACGTCTTCGGCGGCGCGGGCTTCTACGCCGTCGCGAACAAGCGCGACCTCATCGATCACGCGCGCGGCTACAGCGGGATCCAGACGATCCCGTTCGACTTCACGTTCAACCTCGGCCTTCGCGCCGACACCGCCATCGGCGGCCTCGCGCTCGGCATCGCGAACTACCTCGGCTTCATCCCCATCCGATCGGGGACACAATGA
- a CDS encoding class I SAM-dependent methyltransferase, translating to MERRCNACEGELAPALTQVKDPQSLDAFDVLRCRACGLGHTHPIPPDLGAYYGPDYYGKRHGFTDKVCLARRMRIVGAPHGGGRLLDLGCGDGNFALAAGAAGWRSAGVDIGAALANARASGLDAYATAEEAAERHGPFDTITMWHTLEHFPDPSATLATVRANLARGGVFVCAVPDAAGLQASLFGARWFHLDVPRHLYHFTRAALTGLLERRGFEVVRWHHQEIENDVFGWMQSALNAVLPAPNVLFQSLTGKRTHGGPAQKALSFALGAAIAPASMAATALGTATKRGAAMIAVCRASSEAEERHPP from the coding sequence ATGGAACGCAGATGCAACGCGTGCGAGGGAGAGCTCGCCCCGGCGCTCACGCAGGTGAAAGACCCGCAATCGCTCGACGCGTTCGACGTCCTGCGCTGCCGCGCGTGCGGCCTCGGCCACACGCACCCGATCCCGCCCGACCTCGGCGCGTACTACGGCCCCGACTACTACGGGAAGCGCCACGGCTTCACGGACAAGGTCTGCCTCGCGCGGCGGATGCGCATCGTGGGCGCGCCGCACGGCGGCGGGCGCCTCCTCGACCTCGGCTGCGGCGACGGCAACTTCGCGCTCGCGGCCGGCGCCGCGGGCTGGCGCAGCGCCGGCGTCGACATCGGCGCCGCCCTCGCGAACGCGCGCGCGAGCGGCCTCGACGCGTACGCGACGGCGGAGGAGGCCGCCGAGCGCCACGGCCCCTTCGACACGATCACGATGTGGCACACGCTCGAGCACTTCCCGGATCCGAGCGCGACGCTCGCGACGGTGCGCGCGAACCTCGCGCGCGGCGGCGTCTTCGTGTGCGCGGTCCCCGACGCGGCGGGCCTCCAGGCCTCCCTCTTCGGCGCGCGCTGGTTCCACCTCGACGTCCCGCGCCACCTCTATCACTTCACGCGCGCGGCGCTCACCGGCCTCCTCGAGCGCCGCGGCTTCGAGGTCGTGCGCTGGCATCACCAGGAGATCGAGAACGACGTCTTCGGCTGGATGCAGAGCGCCCTGAACGCGGTCCTGCCCGCGCCGAACGTCCTGTTCCAATCGCTCACCGGCAAGCGCACCCACGGCGGCCCGGCGCAGAAGGCCCTCAGCTTCGCCCTCGGCGCCGCGATAGCCCCCGCGAGCATGGCCGCCACCGCCTTGGGCACCGCAACGAAGCGCGGCGCCGCGATGATCGCGGTCTGTCGGGCGAGCTCAGAAGCAGAGGAACGTCATCCACCCTGA
- the maiA gene encoding maleylacetoacetate isomerase, translating to MITLYTYWRSSASHRVRIALGYKGLAYEPVFVNLLQGEQRREEYKKTNPMGHLPCLVIDGVKYVESTAILELLEELHPTPPLYPKEPGDRARVRALMQLVNSGIQPLQNLVVLDRIGDDKDKRLDWLRHWITRGLAAWEQLAASYRSEGFVKEGAFAYGAELTAADALLIPQLYAARRFGVELDAYPTILRVDEATKDLPFVKAAYPDAQPDANP from the coding sequence ATGATCACGCTCTACACGTACTGGCGGTCGTCCGCGTCGCATCGCGTCCGCATCGCGCTCGGCTACAAGGGACTCGCCTACGAGCCCGTGTTCGTGAACCTGCTCCAGGGCGAGCAGCGGCGCGAGGAGTACAAGAAGACGAACCCGATGGGGCACCTCCCGTGCCTCGTCATCGACGGCGTGAAGTACGTCGAGTCGACCGCGATCCTCGAGCTCCTCGAGGAGCTCCACCCCACGCCGCCGCTCTATCCGAAGGAGCCGGGGGACCGCGCGCGCGTGCGGGCGCTGATGCAGCTCGTGAACTCCGGCATCCAGCCGCTCCAGAACCTCGTCGTGCTCGACCGCATCGGCGACGACAAGGACAAGCGCCTCGATTGGCTCCGCCACTGGATCACGCGCGGCCTCGCGGCGTGGGAACAGCTCGCCGCGAGCTACCGGAGCGAGGGCTTCGTGAAGGAGGGCGCGTTCGCGTACGGCGCAGAGCTCACCGCCGCCGACGCCCTCCTCATCCCGCAGCTCTACGCCGCGCGGCGCTTCGGCGTCGAGCTCGACGCCTACCCCACGATCCTCCGCGTCGACGAGGCGACGAAGGACCTTCCCTTCGTGAAGGCCGCCTACCCGGATGCGCAGCCGGACGCGAATCCGTAA
- a CDS encoding PAS domain S-box protein codes for MPAGARAKMTSTDDADLARQLAAIPDPLALLQGLFAHSPVPYVLFDVEGHPVVANAAYRAMFGSVPPPEYSVLRDEIATRAGLADAVRRAFAGETVRTPTLWYDPKELEHVAVAEANRVAIACTFFPLRDAGGGVAYVAVAYKDVTAELTAQERARENEERLRATLEATNVGTWEWTLDDDRVEWSPNVEKIFGLAPGRFAGTYEAWLALVLPEDRGRVSDAVTNALAGADSYAIEFRFVRPDGTTGWQRGVGHVVRDERGDAKALRGVVLDVTEQVEARRRAETLAEALQVSETRYRVFVSQSTEGIWRAEVTSPIPVSADVATQVDAMYKGGFLAECNDAMARMYGYDAASALVGARIDQLLVRDDPQNVAYLRAFVESGYRLEGVESVEVDRHGARRIFSNSLVGVVEDGFLLRAWGTQRDVTAEVEARRLAESANRAKDEFLAMLGHELRNPLAPIVTAIELMKLRGDDTTFRKERDVIERQVRHVVRLVDDLLDVSRVIRGKVALARRPVEIAECIAAGVELAGPLLEQRGHELAVEAPSGLVVDGDPIRLAQVFGNLLNNAAKYTPPGGHVRVLAERAGAEVRVTVRDDGVGIRPEILPAIFEPFTQEQQARDRAAGGLGLGLAIVRSLVTLHGGTVEARSEGLGRGAELSVSLPRAAATSVEAEPRGAAARDDAGARVRVLVVDDNEDAAELLADALRGLGHDVTVAHDAASALRLLDATKPKPRIGLLDLGLPDMDGFELARRIRAAHAGLPLVAVTGYGQETDRSAAAAAGFADLLVKPASLDDLATTIRRLT; via the coding sequence GTGCCGGCCGGCGCCCGAGCGAAGATGACGTCCACCGACGACGCGGACCTCGCGCGTCAGCTCGCGGCGATCCCGGATCCGCTCGCGCTCCTCCAGGGCCTCTTCGCGCACTCGCCGGTCCCGTACGTCCTCTTCGACGTCGAGGGCCATCCCGTCGTCGCCAACGCTGCGTACCGCGCGATGTTCGGGTCCGTCCCGCCGCCGGAGTACAGCGTGCTTCGCGACGAGATCGCCACGCGCGCCGGGCTCGCGGACGCGGTGCGACGCGCCTTCGCCGGCGAGACCGTGCGGACGCCGACGCTCTGGTACGACCCGAAGGAGCTCGAGCACGTCGCGGTGGCGGAGGCGAACCGCGTCGCGATCGCGTGCACCTTCTTCCCGCTTCGCGACGCCGGCGGCGGGGTGGCGTACGTCGCGGTGGCCTACAAGGACGTGACCGCGGAGCTCACCGCGCAGGAGCGCGCGCGCGAGAACGAGGAGCGGCTCCGCGCGACGCTCGAAGCCACGAACGTCGGGACGTGGGAGTGGACGCTCGACGACGACCGCGTCGAGTGGTCGCCGAACGTCGAGAAGATCTTCGGGCTCGCGCCGGGCCGGTTCGCGGGGACGTACGAGGCCTGGCTCGCGCTCGTGCTCCCGGAGGACCGAGGGCGCGTGAGCGACGCCGTCACGAACGCGCTCGCCGGCGCCGACTCCTACGCGATCGAGTTCCGGTTCGTGCGCCCCGACGGCACGACGGGGTGGCAGCGCGGCGTGGGTCATGTCGTGCGCGACGAGCGAGGAGATGCGAAGGCGCTGCGCGGCGTCGTCCTCGACGTGACCGAGCAAGTCGAAGCGCGGCGTCGCGCCGAGACCCTCGCCGAGGCGCTGCAGGTGAGCGAGACGCGCTACCGCGTCTTCGTGAGCCAGAGCACGGAGGGGATCTGGCGCGCCGAGGTCACGAGCCCGATCCCCGTCTCCGCCGACGTCGCGACGCAGGTCGACGCGATGTACAAGGGCGGCTTCCTCGCCGAGTGCAACGACGCGATGGCGCGCATGTACGGCTACGACGCGGCGTCCGCGCTCGTCGGTGCGCGCATCGATCAGCTCCTCGTCCGCGACGATCCGCAGAACGTGGCCTACCTCCGCGCCTTCGTCGAGAGCGGCTATCGCCTCGAGGGCGTCGAGTCCGTCGAGGTGGACCGCCACGGCGCGCGCCGCATCTTCTCGAACAGCCTCGTCGGCGTCGTGGAGGACGGCTTCCTCCTCCGCGCGTGGGGCACGCAACGAGACGTCACCGCCGAGGTCGAGGCGCGGCGGCTCGCCGAGAGCGCGAACCGCGCGAAGGACGAGTTCCTCGCGATGCTCGGCCACGAGCTCCGGAACCCGCTCGCCCCGATCGTCACCGCGATCGAGCTCATGAAGCTGCGCGGCGACGACACGACGTTCCGCAAGGAGCGCGACGTCATCGAGCGGCAAGTGCGGCACGTGGTGCGCCTCGTCGACGACCTGCTCGACGTCTCGCGCGTCATTCGCGGGAAGGTCGCGCTCGCGCGCCGGCCGGTCGAGATCGCCGAGTGCATCGCGGCCGGCGTCGAGCTCGCGGGTCCGCTCCTCGAGCAGCGCGGGCACGAGCTCGCGGTCGAAGCGCCGAGCGGCCTCGTCGTCGACGGCGATCCGATCCGCCTCGCGCAGGTGTTCGGGAACCTCCTCAACAACGCGGCGAAGTACACGCCGCCGGGCGGTCACGTCCGCGTCCTCGCGGAGCGCGCGGGGGCGGAGGTCCGCGTGACGGTGCGCGACGACGGCGTGGGGATCCGGCCCGAGATCCTCCCGGCCATTTTCGAGCCGTTCACGCAGGAGCAGCAGGCGCGGGACCGCGCGGCCGGCGGTCTCGGCCTCGGTCTCGCGATCGTGCGCTCGCTCGTCACGCTCCACGGCGGCACGGTGGAGGCGCGGAGCGAGGGCCTCGGTCGCGGCGCCGAGCTCTCCGTCTCGCTCCCGCGCGCCGCGGCGACGAGCGTCGAGGCGGAGCCGCGCGGAGCGGCCGCGCGCGATGACGCCGGCGCGCGCGTCCGCGTGCTCGTCGTCGACGACAACGAGGACGCCGCCGAGCTCCTCGCCGACGCGCTGCGCGGGCTCGGGCACGACGTGACGGTCGCACACGACGCCGCCTCCGCGTTGCGTCTCCTCGACGCGACGAAGCCGAAGCCGCGGATCGGGCTCCTCGATCTCGGGCTCCCGGACATGGATGGCTTCGAGCTCGCCCGCCGGATCCGCGCCGCGCACGCGGGGCTGCCGCTCGTCGCCGTGACCGGCTACGGCCAGGAGACCGACCGGAGCGCCGCGGCGGCGGCCGGGTTCGCCGATCTGCTCGTGAAGCCCGCCAGCCTCGACGACCTCGCGACCACGATCCGACGCCTCACGTGA
- a CDS encoding glutathione S-transferase family protein produces MLKVYGFSRVNSVARGNTRDLRVLWALEEMQLPYEIVGMDHPAHDLNSERYRALNPFEQIPTIDDDGVVLSESAAIVIYLARKTGKLIPGDLAGEMQVVRWCLAAVNTVELPLMCLMFIDWFADKNAPNPVRERTMDWAKRQLGALERWLTNREYVATDTFTVADVLMSLVLSEGKRETLLEPYPNLCRYRDRCKSRPAWQRTIEAYRTRVEAA; encoded by the coding sequence ATGCTCAAGGTCTATGGATTCTCGCGCGTGAACTCCGTCGCGCGCGGCAACACGCGTGACTTGCGGGTGCTCTGGGCGCTCGAAGAGATGCAGCTGCCCTACGAGATCGTCGGGATGGATCATCCCGCTCACGACCTGAATTCGGAGCGCTATCGGGCGTTGAATCCGTTCGAGCAGATCCCGACGATCGACGACGACGGAGTCGTGCTCTCCGAGTCCGCCGCGATCGTGATCTACCTCGCAAGGAAGACAGGCAAGTTGATCCCGGGCGATCTCGCCGGAGAAATGCAGGTCGTTCGCTGGTGTCTCGCCGCCGTCAACACCGTCGAGCTGCCGTTGATGTGCCTCATGTTCATCGACTGGTTCGCCGACAAGAATGCGCCCAACCCGGTCCGAGAGCGGACGATGGACTGGGCCAAGCGACAGCTGGGCGCGCTCGAGCGGTGGCTCACGAACCGCGAATACGTCGCGACGGACACGTTCACGGTCGCGGATGTCCTGATGTCGCTCGTCCTCAGCGAAGGCAAGCGGGAGACGCTGCTCGAGCCTTATCCGAACCTCTGCCGCTACCGTGACCGCTGCAAGTCACGACCGGCTTGGCAGCGGACGATCGAGGCGTATCGCACGCGCGTCGAAGCCGCGTAG